The Acidobacteriota bacterium nucleotide sequence CGAAGGCGCTCTCGGAAACCCCCGCCAGGCCGTCCAGGACCATCATCAGAGCCTCCGGGGGCGGTTCCGCCGCCAGGAAGAACTGGCCCAGCGAGTCTCGCCAGAGGTCGCCGGCGAGGGCGGTGAGCACCTCCGAATTCGGCGATGGTCCGAAGCGGGCGGTGAGCTGTGGGTCCAGCTCGTCTTGGCGTAGCCGGAAGATCCGGGCGCGTTCGGCAATGTCCGTCGGCCGGGCGACCCCAGCCTGCCGCGGCGCCGAGAAAAACCGCTCGGAAATCGCCTGATTCGGATCTTCCGAAACCGGTGCGCTCGCCGGCCAGCCGAGCATGCTGCTGGTCATGCCCAGGCGCGGAAGTACCTCCCACAGCGCAAGCGCCCGTCGTTCGGTGCCGTCGGATGGGCTACCTCTCCGACCGAGGGTTCCCCAATGTTGAAAGGCGAGACCCGCCGGCAGGATGGCGATCTGCCCGCCCTCGGCCAGTAGGGGCGCGGGGTAGATCCGCTCCGAGACGAGACCGTGCTTGTAGGGCAACTTACCGGTCGCCAGGGTGGTCCACAGAGACTTGCGCCGGAAGGGGCCGAAGGAGGTCAGGCGGCCGTAGGCACCGTTGCGCAGGGCGTGGTCGAGAAACGGCAGGTTGCCCTGACCGGCGGCGGGCAGCAGGGCGTCCAGGGTCGCTCCGTCGAGGCCGACCAGCAGGAGACGCGGACGCTGGATTTCCGCCACCGTCGAAACTCGCGGCGCCGGCCCGATACGTGGCCGAAAGGCATCCCGGCGCTCCATCACGAAGTACACCGAAGCGAGAGAGAGGATGACGAAGCCCGCCAGGCTGCGCACTCCGTAGCGGCGGTCTTGGAGGGAGTGGAGGAGCGCCGTGTAGAAGGCGACGAGGGCCGAAAAGGACAACAGGGCCGAGGCCTTGATCAAGCGGATGTTGATGCCCGGCGGCAGGAAGAAATTGAACCGCGAGGCGTGAATCCAGTGAAACAGCGCCGCCGCGGCGAGGGCGACGGTCAGCGCCCAGGGCAGGAAACGACGCGCCCGCTGGCGCCGGCCCCACAGAAACGGCAGGCTGGCCGCTAGGGTCAGCAATCCGAGGCCGCCACCGTAGATTCCAGCGCCCCGGGCCACCGGGGCGACGTCGAAGGGCAAGCCCGGATTGAGAAAGAAGATCAAGCCGGTGAGCTGGATACCGAAGAGCAGGCCGGGCAAGAAACCTGCCGCCACGACATCGAACCAGGCGGGGGTGCGCCAGGGACGAGAATCGGGGTGTGCGGTGTGGCGAGCGTCGGTCATGGATCCGGTCGATGGCGGCGCCTCCAATGGTAAAGTCCCGCGCCGATGAAGGCCAGAATCGTCGCCCCGGATCCGTCGGCGGCTATGACCGGCCGAGGACGCGAGCGAGGAGATCGATGTGACAACTGAGCCGAGTCTCGATTGCGTAGCAGTGGCGCTCGACACCCCCGAGCGCCAGATCTTCGACCGCTGGTGCACCGACTTCGGCCCGCGCGTCGGAGTGCTGAAGGTCGGTCTCGAAGCCTTTGTCCGGTGGGGGGCGCCAGCCGTCGCCGCGGCCTGCCGCCACGGCCGGTCGGTGTTTCTGGATTTGAAACTGCACGACATCCCCAACACCGTTGCCGGTGCGGTGCGGTCGGCGAAGGAGCTGGGGGTGGACTATCTGACGGTCCACGCCGGCGGCGGCCGCGCGACGCTTGAAGCGGCCGCCGAAGCGGCGGCCGGGGAGCTGAATATCCTCGCTGTCACGGTACTCACCCACCTCGACGCCGCGGCCCTATCGGAACTCGATCTCCCCGGCGGGAGCGCTCACCGCGTCGAGCGCTGGGCGGGTCTGGCACGGGCGGCGGGGTGCGATGGCGTGGTGTGCTCCGCCCGGGAAGTCGCGGTATTGCGGCAACGCTTGCCGCGGCCGTTTACCCTCGTCACCCCCGGCATCCGCTGGGGCGGCGCCTCGGCGGACGATCAAAAGCGGGTGGCCGATCCGGCCGGCGCCCTCGCCGCCGGCTCCGACCTACTGGTCATCGGCCGCCCCTTGACCGCGGCTCCAGACCCGGAAGCTGCCCTCGCCTCCCTCCGCCGCGAAATCTCTGCTGTCCGCTAGCATCCCTTGCAGGGATCGCCTGGCGACTCCCCAATCGGCGCGCGGAAATCACCCGCAAAGGCCGCTTCAGCAAGGTGTTCCGAGCCAGAGGGCGAGGCGGTGCTGAAAGCGCCGAGGACGGGGGTGAGCCCGAAGAAATTCGGGAAAGGGAAGCGTCGAGCCCCCCTAAAACAGATCTAGCAAGCCTGCTGAAAAAATGCGCGAAGCGCATCTTCCGCAGGTTTGCTAGAAGATATAGAGGTTGCGGTCCACCTCGTGCTCGAACTCCCACTCGTAGGTGTATCCGGGGAATTCCGCCGGAATCATGTAGGTCGCCCGCATCTTGATGCGGTCGCCGATGCGCTCCACCGAGAGGTTCTTCTTGTCCAGCGGAATGTCGAGGTCGTGGGCCTTGTTGAGGAGCCGCTTTTTGATGTTCTCGGACGACCGGTCGTGGGTCGCGACGGCGGCTTGATCGACCATGAAGTCGTAGAACTCGGCGCTACGGATCTTGATCGGGACCATTTCCCAGGCCACCATCACCGCCACGATCAATACCAGGCACCAGAAGATGCAGCCGATCCGTCCCTCGCCGCGCTCTTTATCGGCGATGCCAAATTTTGTCTTCATAAAACTTCCCCTCTAGCGAACAATGGAAAAAATTCGATCCCATCGAATCTCTCGGAACATCACCGATAGATCACTCCATTGGAATCCTCCCTCGGACTCCGATGGGTTGGCCTGTTCCTCCGGCTCGAAAGACCAGTAGATCATGAACGCCCGCCCCCGGATCAACTGATTCGGAACGGACTGCCAGGCGCGGGAGTCGTTCGAGTTGTCGCGGTTGTCGCCGAGAAAGAAGTAGCCGTTGGCCGGTACCGAGTAGGGACCGAAGTTGTCCCGGAAACGCTGTGCCTCCGGCAGAAAGCGAGACGACGGGTAGGTTCGCGGGTCCACCCGATAGGTGTAAGAGGTGTCGTCCACCGGTCGGCCGTTGACCACCAGCGCCTTGTCCACCAGCTCCACTCGATCCCCCGGCAGACCGACGCACCGCTTGATGAAGTCGCGCTGCGGATCCTCCGGGAAACGAAACACCACCACATCCCCGCGCTTGATCGGCCGTACCGGCAGCAGCGCCTGCTCCAGAATCGACGGGCTCGGTCCGTAGATGAATTTGTTGACCAGGATGTGGTCGCCGATCAGCAGGTTCTGCTCCATCGAGCCGGAAGGGATCTGGTAGGCCTGCACCACGAAGGTTTTGGCGAAGGTCGCCAGCACCAGGGCGATGAGAACCGCCTCGCAAATCTCCAGGGCGATGGCTGATCGGCGACGCACGGAGCGCTACCCGATCTCCCACCAGCCGGCGACGGTCCGCTGGCCGATCCCCGGCTCCCCCGGGAAGCCTGCGGCTTTGCGATGGAAGATCGGCCGGATTACCCCTTGCGCGGCGCCTACGGCGCCGCCTCGCCCTTCGGACCCGAAGCAGAGTGCTGACGAGTTTCTCGGCACTCTGCTACCGGATCAGATGGAGGGTTCGTTCCCAGCGGGTGCGGGTGAAGAAGCCGAGGGCCGTGCGGCCGAGTTGCCGCAGCTTACCGATGAAGCCGGGCCAGGTCTCCGGCGGCGGCTCTCCGCCGTAGGACCAGTACACCACCGCCGCCCGACCCTTCACCAGCTCCGCCGGCAAGGTGCCCCAGAACCGCGAGTCGTGCGAAAAGTCGCGATTGTCGCCCATGCAGAAGTACTGGTCCTCGGGTACCACGATCGGCCGCATGAAGTCGCGCATCGGGATCATTCGGCTGTCCCGGTGCCGGGCGTAGCTCGAATCCTCCACCGGCGAGCCGTTGATCCAGAGCTGCTTTCGTACCACCTCCACTCGATCGCCGGGCAGGCCGACGCAGCGCTTCACCACGTCGATGTTCGGATCCTCCGGCGACCGGAACACCACGATATCTCCGCGCCGTAGGTCCCGCGCTGGCAGGAGCGACTGCTCGATCCCCATCGCCGTGTCGCCGTAGATGAAGCGATTGACGAACAGGTGGTCCCCCACCAGTAGGGTTTCCTCCATCGAGCTGCTCGGAATGTAGAAGGTCTGTACGACAAAGGTGTTGGCGAAGCGTAGGAAGAGCGCGGCGATCAGGATCGCCTCGGAGTACTCGCGGAACATCGATCTTTTCTTTGCCACGGCGGGTCCAATCTACAGCAATCCAGAGGGAATCCCAAGGCATTTCCCGGCCCGCCGACTCGGCTGAAAAACCAACTGGCACTTGTCCAATTCGTAGGACGTCGCAGGACGACCAGGCCTGGCACCGCTCCCCTCGGAGACCCCCACCTTCTCCGGTGTGGCGGCGGCAAGGGCGTTGTACGGCGCGGTCCGTCGATCCGACGATGAGAAGCCACACAAGTTCATTTATTTCAGCATCTTGCGTGAATCTTTGCGAAGTGGCTCGAGGCTTGATCTACCCCCACCCGAACGTCAATCGGAGAAAGGGGGCGCTCAAGGAAAGCCGCAACGAAGTTCTCGACAAGGCCGCTCTACGGCCGGACCGCGTGGGTCCGGCCTAGGGCCATCGCAGGACCCCGGTCGGAAATGCCATCCCGGCCGGAGCCGCTCAACGGCAAGAACTGACCAACGGCCCGAGGGTCTCGGGCTGCCAAAAGGAGAAACCATGTTTCACAGCAACGCTGACCAGCTTTCGATCCGCCGTTCCGCGACCATCGTCCTCATGCTGTCCATCCTCTCGTGCCTTTGCCTGCCGGCCTTCGCGGCCGAGGACAAGGTCAACATCAATACGGCGAGCGCAACGGAACTCGCCTTGCTGCCGCGGGTCGGTCCGGCGGTTTCCCAGCGCATCGTCGATTTCCGCGAAGACAACGGGCCTTTCAAGAGCCTCGAGGAGCTGATGTTGGTGCGCGGCATCGGTGAGAAGACTTTCGAGCAGATGCTGCCCTACATCACCCTGAAGGGCGACACCACCCTGAGCGAAAAGGTCCGCACTCAGCGGGCGAGGGAAGGCGCCGACAGCTAGAGCGTCTCTTGCGAGGAGGTAGGGGAGCGCGCCGGAGGTCGCTCCCCTACCCTCGTTGATTCATCCCATCGACAGCCCGCGGCGGGCGGCAGCCCGCCGCCCATGGCGCGAAAAAACGAAGCAAAGGAGGTTCCCGGTGAGGAGAGGTGTGCCCAAATCCGGATGGGCGGCCCAAGGCGGTTTCAATCTGGTGGAGATGGTGGTGGCGCTGGCGGTGCTGTCCTTTCTCGCCAGCATCTCGGTGCCGCCGCTGATGCGAGCCGCTGCGGAGTCGAGAATTCGTTTGGCGGCGGCGGAAGTCGCCCATACCTTCCACCAGGCTCGCGCCTGGGCGGTGCGCTACGGCGCCAACGTCGGCGTACGTTTTCTGCCCGGAGAGGACTTCGTGACCTGGGAGATGTTCTATGACGGCGACGGGGACGGCGTGCGGCGGGACGACATCGCCTCCGGGATCGATCCCCGGGTGCTGGGCAAGCGGCTGTCCCGCTTCGGTCCGGCCGCGCGCTTCGGCTTTCCGCCGGGGGCGCCGGCGCGGGATCCTGGTCGGCCGAGCCGGCGCCTCGATCGCCTCGACGATCCCATTCGCTTCAACCGGTCCGACATCGCCTCCTTCGACCCGCTGGGAAGCGCCACCCCGGGCTCCGTGTATTTGACCGACGGCAAATTCCGGCTGGCGGCGGTGCGGGTCGCCGGAGCGAGCGGTCGCATCCGGGTGCTGCTGTGGGATCCGGCGAAGGACGCCTGGAGAGAATGATGTTCGATCGACCGCCTGCAGCCGCCCCGGGGGTTTATCGACGGGCGTCGATTGACTCCCTCGAAACGACTGGAGTAAGGTTTCCGGCGATGCGCGCCATCGTCGTCGTGACCACCGTGGGTACCGAGGAACAGGCCAACCTCATCGCCCGCGAACTGCTGGTGAGGCGTCGCGCGGCCTGCGTCAACGTCCTTCCTGGAATTCGTTCCACCTACCGCTGGCAAGGCAAGATCTGCACCGACGGCGAGCTGATGTTGGTGGTCAAGACTGCCGCCTCAGAGTTCGAGGCCGTCGCCGAGACGATCCGCGAACTCCACAACTACGAGCTGCCGGAGATCCTGGCCTTCTCGGTGACCGACGGCGATGCGGGTTTCCTCGCCTGGATCGGCGAAAGCGTCGACAAGACCGCCGACTTCACCGACGACGAAGATGAGCAGTACCAGTTCGGCAACCCCGACGACACGGACTTCTAGCAAAAAAGGCTGCTGAAAAAATACGCTTCGCGTATTTCAGCAGCCTTTTTGCTTTCGTTTTCAGGGGGCTGCGCCCCCTCGGCTCGATGAATCGAGCCTCACCCCATCTTCGGCGGCTCCTCCGCCGCCTCACCCTGTTCGGGCTCGGATCGTGAAGTGGAGCGGCATCTAGCTCCCGGATTGCCCCAATTACCCCTAGCGAATCAGGCGCTAGCCGAGCGCCTGGCCGAGGTCGGCCAAGAGGTCTTCGATGCTTTCCAGCCCAACGGAGATGCGCACCAGGCCGTCCGTCAGGCCGATGGACTCGCGGCGCGCTTCGGGCACCGAGGCGTGGGTCATCGAGGCCGGGTGGGAGATCAGGGTCTCCACGCCGCCTAGGCTTTCCGCCAGGCTCATCACCTGCACTCGGTCGAGCACCTTTTTGGCCTCGTCGTAGCTGCCCATGTCAAAGGTGACCATCGCCCCGAAGCCGCTGGCTTGGCGCTTGTGGATCTCGTGGCCGGGATGGTCCGGTAGGCCCGGATAGAGCACCTTGAGAACCCGCGGATGGTCGATCAACAGGTCGACAATCCGGCGGGTGTTGCGTTCATGGCACTCCATTCGCACCGGCAGGGTCTTGATGCCGCGCATCACCAGGAAGCTGTCGAAGGGCGACAGGATGCCGCCGGAGGACTTCTGGTTGAAGTAGAGCCATTCGCTGACCTTTTCGTCGGCGCTGACCACCACACCGCCGATCGAGTCGCTGTGGCCGTTCAGGAATTTGGTGGTCGAGTGGACCACCAGGTCCGCGCCGTGCTCGATGGGGCGCTGCAGGTAGGGCGACAAGAAGGTGTTGTCCACCGTCAGCAGAGCGTTGTGCCGGTGAGCGATGTCGGAAATGGCCGCGATGTCGGTGATCTCTATCAACGGGTTGGTGGGCGTTTCGACGAACACCATGCGGGTGTTTTCGGTCATCGCCGCCGCCACCGCTTCGGGGTCTTGTGAGTCGACCCAAGTGAAGGTTAGGTTCTGGCGCTCCAGGATGTGACGAAAGAAGCGAAAGGTGCCTCCGTAGACGTTCCGTGAGGCCACCGTGTGATCGCCCGCCTCGAGCAGCGTCATGATGGCGGTGATCGCCGCCATGCCGGACGCAAAGGCGTGGCCGGTGAGGCCCCCCTCGAGGGCCGCAACGTTCTCCTCTAAAGCGTCGCGGGTCGGGTTTTGCCCCCGGGCGTACTCGTAGACGGTGTCGTGGCCGAGTGCTTCCTGCACGTAGGTGGAGGTTTGGTAGATCGGCACGGCGACGGCGCCGGTCCGCGGATCGGGCGCCTGTCCGGAATGGATGGCGCGGGTGGAAAAGCCGAGGTTCTTAGGATCGCCCTTCAAAGAATCATCCTCCCTACAACGGACACCAGCAATTGGATCTGAGCAGCCGGTGGAGACTGGATGGGGAGAAAAACGGACCGTCTTCGCCCCGGTGGGATCGCCATCGCATTGTAGCCCGTTCTCCTTATCGAAAACCAAGGGTGGGTGGGTATCATGGCCCACATGAGCGACAACCATTCGAAGGCGTCAGATGTTTCCCCCATCCGCTGGCCGGACGACCACCTGGAGTTGCTGGACCAGACCGTGCTGCCGGACGAAGAGGTCTGGCTCGAGTGCCGTCGAACGGAAGATGTTGCCGGGGCGATCCGGCGCTTGTCGGTGCGCGGCGCGCCGGCGATCGGGGTAGCGGCGGCCTATGGCCTGGTGGTGGCGTTGGACGAGGTGCCGGCCGATGCCACGGCCGGCGAGTTCGACGCTCACTTCGAAGATGCGGCCCGGTACCTCGCCGGTACCCGGCCGACGGCGGTCAATTTGCGATGGGCGCTGGATCGAGGAAAGGCGGTCTTCCGAGAGCACAGGCCGGCCGGCCGACCAGCGGTGCGGCAGGCTCTCTTCGAGTGGGCCGAGGGTCTCCACGCGGACGATGTGGCGACCAACCGCCGCATCGGCGCCCACGGCGCCGCCCTCTTCGCCGCCGGCGACCGGGCCTTGACCCACTGCAACGCCGGTGCCCTCGCCACTGCCGGCTGGGGCACCGCCGTCGGGGTGATTCGCTCCGCCTGGGAGAGCGGCAAAGTGGCCCAGGTGTGGGTGGACGAAACCCGCCCCCTCCTGCAGGGCGCCCGCCTGACCGCCTGGGAGCTCAAGCGCCTCGGCATTCCGCATCGCCTGGTCACCGATTCGAGCGCCGGGGCGCTACTGTCCCGCGGCTTGGTGGAGCGAGTGGTGGTGGGGGCCGACCGCATCGCCGCCAACGGTGACACGGCCAACAAGATCGGCACTTATCCGCTGGCGGTGTTGGCCGAGCGTCACGGCGTACCGTTCTACGTCGCGGCGCCGCTCTCGACCATCGATCGCGCCACCCCCACCGGCGCCGACATTCCGATCGAAGAGCGCGAGGGGCACGAGGTCACCGAGTTCTTCGGCCGCCGCGCCGCGCCCCTCGAAACGGCAGTGGCGAACTTCGCTTTCGACGTCACCCCGGCGGAGCTGATCACCGCCATCATCACCGAGGTCGGAGTGCTCAAAGCACCCTTCGGCGAAGCGATCGCCCAGGCCTTCGCGGCGAAGGAGGCGTAGAGTGAACTCCTATGTTCGGGGGTGGGTCTTGGAGAGTGGAATGCGCTGTAGCGGCCTGCGACCGAGCCTCTGAGGCGAGGCGGCGCCTTGCCCGCCGAGGCTGGGGTGAGCCCGTAGGGCGAGGGGGCGCCCAGCTCCCTGGAAATGAACAGCTAGCTGGCATGCTGAACTCATCGGCGAAGCCGTTTTTCAGCATTCTGCTAGCCAAGG carries:
- the mtnA gene encoding S-methyl-5-thioribose-1-phosphate isomerase, producing MSDNHSKASDVSPIRWPDDHLELLDQTVLPDEEVWLECRRTEDVAGAIRRLSVRGAPAIGVAAAYGLVVALDEVPADATAGEFDAHFEDAARYLAGTRPTAVNLRWALDRGKAVFREHRPAGRPAVRQALFEWAEGLHADDVATNRRIGAHGAALFAAGDRALTHCNAGALATAGWGTAVGVIRSAWESGKVAQVWVDETRPLLQGARLTAWELKRLGIPHRLVTDSSAGALLSRGLVERVVVGADRIAANGDTANKIGTYPLAVLAERHGVPFYVAAPLSTIDRATPTGADIPIEEREGHEVTEFFGRRAAPLETAVANFAFDVTPAELITAIITEVGVLKAPFGEAIAQAFAAKEA
- the pyrF gene encoding orotidine-5'-phosphate decarboxylase yields the protein MDVTTEPSLDCVAVALDTPERQIFDRWCTDFGPRVGVLKVGLEAFVRWGAPAVAAACRHGRSVFLDLKLHDIPNTVAGAVRSAKELGVDYLTVHAGGGRATLEAAAEAAAGELNILAVTVLTHLDAAALSELDLPGGSAHRVERWAGLARAAGCDGVVCSAREVAVLRQRLPRPFTLVTPGIRWGGASADDQKRVADPAGALAAGSDLLVIGRPLTAAPDPEAALASLRREISAVR
- a CDS encoding helix-hairpin-helix domain-containing protein, which encodes MFHSNADQLSIRRSATIVLMLSILSCLCLPAFAAEDKVNINTASATELALLPRVGPAVSQRIVDFREDNGPFKSLEELMLVRGIGEKTFEQMLPYITLKGDTTLSEKVRTQRAREGADS
- a CDS encoding alkaline phosphatase family protein, with translation MTDARHTAHPDSRPWRTPAWFDVVAAGFLPGLLFGIQLTGLIFFLNPGLPFDVAPVARGAGIYGGGLGLLTLAASLPFLWGRRQRARRFLPWALTVALAAAALFHWIHASRFNFFLPPGINIRLIKASALLSFSALVAFYTALLHSLQDRRYGVRSLAGFVILSLASVYFVMERRDAFRPRIGPAPRVSTVAEIQRPRLLLVGLDGATLDALLPAAGQGNLPFLDHALRNGAYGRLTSFGPFRRKSLWTTLATGKLPYKHGLVSERIYPAPLLAEGGQIAILPAGLAFQHWGTLGRRGSPSDGTERRALALWEVLPRLGMTSSMLGWPASAPVSEDPNQAISERFFSAPRQAGVARPTDIAERARIFRLRQDELDPQLTARFGPSPNSEVLTALAGDLWRDSLGQFFLAAEPPPEALMMVLDGLAGVSESAFGGFAAARIEGLHDGAYSDAAETLEAYYAYCDQAIAGLWEAIPEPKLLAVVSAYGAGAPAGWARNWRELASEPWIGGSFRGSPDGVLLLYGEGIRQGSLLTGAGLVDVLPTLMYGLGLPIAQDLDGRVITAAFDRSFLAGNPLTFLPSYEALTPPSRRPPPAAPLTPLTLPVAAPGGTNTR
- the cutA gene encoding divalent-cation tolerance protein CutA; the protein is MRAIVVVTTVGTEEQANLIARELLVRRRAACVNVLPGIRSTYRWQGKICTDGELMLVVKTAASEFEAVAETIRELHNYELPEILAFSVTDGDAGFLAWIGESVDKTADFTDDEDEQYQFGNPDDTDF
- the lepB gene encoding signal peptidase I — protein: MAKKRSMFREYSEAILIAALFLRFANTFVVQTFYIPSSSMEETLLVGDHLFVNRFIYGDTAMGIEQSLLPARDLRRGDIVVFRSPEDPNIDVVKRCVGLPGDRVEVVRKQLWINGSPVEDSSYARHRDSRMIPMRDFMRPIVVPEDQYFCMGDNRDFSHDSRFWGTLPAELVKGRAAVVYWSYGGEPPPETWPGFIGKLRQLGRTALGFFTRTRWERTLHLIR
- a CDS encoding GspH/FimT family pseudopilin gives rise to the protein MPKSGWAAQGGFNLVEMVVALAVLSFLASISVPPLMRAAAESRIRLAAAEVAHTFHQARAWAVRYGANVGVRFLPGEDFVTWEMFYDGDGDGVRRDDIASGIDPRVLGKRLSRFGPAARFGFPPGAPARDPGRPSRRLDRLDDPIRFNRSDIASFDPLGSATPGSVYLTDGKFRLAAVRVAGASGRIRVLLWDPAKDAWRE
- the lepB gene encoding signal peptidase I, which gives rise to MRRRSAIALEICEAVLIALVLATFAKTFVVQAYQIPSGSMEQNLLIGDHILVNKFIYGPSPSILEQALLPVRPIKRGDVVVFRFPEDPQRDFIKRCVGLPGDRVELVDKALVVNGRPVDDTSYTYRVDPRTYPSSRFLPEAQRFRDNFGPYSVPANGYFFLGDNRDNSNDSRAWQSVPNQLIRGRAFMIYWSFEPEEQANPSESEGGFQWSDLSVMFREIRWDRIFSIVR
- a CDS encoding PLP-dependent aspartate aminotransferase family protein: MKGDPKNLGFSTRAIHSGQAPDPRTGAVAVPIYQTSTYVQEALGHDTVYEYARGQNPTRDALEENVAALEGGLTGHAFASGMAAITAIMTLLEAGDHTVASRNVYGGTFRFFRHILERQNLTFTWVDSQDPEAVAAAMTENTRMVFVETPTNPLIEITDIAAISDIAHRHNALLTVDNTFLSPYLQRPIEHGADLVVHSTTKFLNGHSDSIGGVVVSADEKVSEWLYFNQKSSGGILSPFDSFLVMRGIKTLPVRMECHERNTRRIVDLLIDHPRVLKVLYPGLPDHPGHEIHKRQASGFGAMVTFDMGSYDEAKKVLDRVQVMSLAESLGGVETLISHPASMTHASVPEARRESIGLTDGLVRISVGLESIEDLLADLGQALG